One region of Dysidea avara chromosome 1, odDysAvar1.4, whole genome shotgun sequence genomic DNA includes:
- the LOC136257661 gene encoding uncharacterized protein: protein MRCNRIEGKPVVYLDEAWANVHDGKSRAWVEADKTTGGTIGGVSKPSDKGEHLIILHAGGKDGWIPSEKGSAADYHQEMTAENFERWFQERLLPALPANCLIVLDNGSYHSRYLEEQLKQKWQKAQLKE from the exons ATGAGGTGCAACAGAATTGAAGGAAAACCAGTGGTGTACTTGGATGAGGCTTGGGCCAATGTGCATGATGGAAAGTCCAGAGCCTGGGTAGAGGCTGATAAGACTACTGGGGGGACTATAGGAGGAGTCAG CAAGCCATCAGATAAAGGAGAGCACCTTATTATCTTACATGCTGGTGGTAAAGATGGATGGATTCCCT CCGAGAAAGGATCTGCAGCAGATTACCATCAAGAAATGACTGCAGAGAATTTTGAAAGATGGTTTCAAGAAAGGTTACTTCCAGCATTACCAGCCAATTGTCTGATTGTACTAGACAATGGCAGTTACCACAG TCGCTATTTGGAGGAGCAACTAAAGCAAAAGTGGCAAAAAGCACAGCTGAAAGAGTGA